The proteins below are encoded in one region of Chrysemys picta bellii isolate R12L10 chromosome 4, ASM1138683v2, whole genome shotgun sequence:
- the LOC101945830 gene encoding interferon-induced very large GTPase 1-like isoform X1 — protein sequence MLRVVWFPVLLGCVTAGSEPSDKSNIHSRAGEDVTLSCRFKLSSDFVLNRLRIHWHVFRDEEGSVVHSYYDGADRLEDQEVEFKGRTKLFLQELSEGVASLNLSQVRPSDSGEYRCIIVNSQDVVIGSVILHVSAPYEPPQVTLLSWEEGEMTLQCKSRGGYPKAEITWHDGNRNRLNQSEPAELRRGSEGVFEVQSRLVVTGPEDSTFCCSLIHAPFNQNLSVCERVTALVRENKTAAESSGRSNAWIFAIVGVVVTVVVGVGVYMYRRRRRSSQKDTPVCYSAEDEVRLQTDCNAPHDQHGAETDVLLEREHGAPHERYSEEDEVSLQNEAEGKGKSLQDFLVRLGLEGHQSRKLILDDILEINTETLEESNPRTLGEIPWHFLRKVMAVNGMARRTRLVPAAPGDDGISKDGEEPLAVIPPSSPAPSVCVNPLDVLCAVLCCSDTFLRQEILLKMSMCQFALPLLLPALGTSTCTLLLWAMRDIVRNWRPLSLRESRGFREENLVLTSLPTFSFVRLGRCSLSKSKILNKVLSPPQQQHDFFIHRDMESGNVPREIAEGLVEISWYFPGGRESSDPFQEPIAVINLRGDIESHQLQFRFLAEISSAVFIFTEHISERKYKLLSSLQSLRPKLYLILNPRSTITSKTQGFLNELAPLLKLTQSHVLVKDNTANDSDFVTRLQDTLAHLTKQPQRTVSIEDMAVTAREQGFQVDEDCEECAEARKRADEIAGEIEDVGEYKGRALTLQGVPCKRLAEVERELCQMKKQGEIPTEDYKSQLRRELLELRTQQNGRDLTGGMGTFKASLEQLTPVEKHYFLKWMKFRLDHIARKNLSKLRAEYKETYRTPGHSPEQLAKLDELIAASSLGVEHFMRELGQFYEAEHSVCKGGEIAQSQRQFTHLPGIAATLMLSGFALEIIDGDASHVPLQWVTDVLTELHDKLGEKSRLLVLSVLGVQSTGKSTLLNSMFGLQLAVSSGRCTRGAFMTLIKVAEKFQQELGCDFILVIDAEGLRAPQLAKLEDSYEHDNELATLVIGLSDITIVNMAMENTSEMKDILQIVVHAFLRMKEIGHKPNCQFVYQNISDVSAHEQNMRDRNHFLEHLNEMTKAAARMEKLSRDLTFSDIMAYDPEKHNWYIPGLWQGVPPMAPVNLGYSESVYELKKYLLDFMRSRTPNRNPRDIPLFTKWVKNLWNAVKHENFIFSFRNSLVAEAYNQLCLRYSEWEWELRKEMHLWVCDQETAIQNQPCNELPDAGNLKQEAQEKVQKGEERIVKCLQRYFESGARNRHLIEKYREDFIRSTKRLKTELERYSASKCEKAILIKKSRYKIDNIQATYKRMTEKKVVSLLEDCKRRKLKLEKKELEVEFETMWKEAVSELKLISLKKRQVSQDLEFQLRKDLENRGSTVRQKLQEAGNLRSYRIKSFSFDNEYLDLTCFRGMRESFTQEYPHKAEEFARSLMDKCQRYIEEKVSSKVDYDETYGRELLQMINKKLQQENVLHTKVSFEVELKLHILGEAAHAFQEMHENFIKENDLQERLEKLKPQYLSTFIHLYLEKDPCQRRAGDFCERCLKPALAEHVNKRLGIRIVDDLSKSEKANAYSSRASFQLSVLQKLLEEMDFSNYMKYINDYESFVQAAIRRDISDHYGNRESVEALEAEILSAIIEKVRGALEIPTDGGTSTVSDFVANVCRLLEKDLVLPKDSLETTLFQFTPSANTSQFSADIQDSLSELEQNLASEFKAVNIEEKLSKFQVKPQAELFKRVFGCGKQCPFCGVPCEAEGSVHTEHSAPVHRPRGLRRRRDHLTETLDYSLCSSDVVSNASFSNSDTKGELVPFRDYRQHYPDWRIQPDASPEASDYWKFVFKEFNHQFARQYDTKPAHLPEDWVKISKEQALESIRAVYNI from the exons ATGCTACGAGTGGTCTGGTTTCCTGTGCTCCTGGGATGTGTCACTGCAGGATCGG AGCCGAGTGACAAATCAAACATCCACTCCAGAGCAGGGGAGGACGTCACCCTCAGCTGCAGATTCAAGCTGTCCTCAGACTTTGTGCTGAACAGACTCCGCATCCACTGGCACGTCTTCCGAGACGAGGAGGGCTCCGTGGTGCACAGCTACTACGATGGGGCCGACAGGCTGGAGGACCAGGAGGTGGAGTTCAAGGGTCGGACGAAGCTCTTTCTCCAAGAGCTCAGTGAAGGGGTGGCCTCCCTGAACCTCAGCCAGGTGCGGCCGTCAGACAGCGGGGAATACAGGTGCATCATAGTGAACAGCCAGGACGTGGTCATTGGGAGCGTCATCCTCCATGTGTCAG CGCCATACGAACCCCCCCAGGTCACACTCCTTTCCTGGGAGGAGGGCGAGATGACCCTGCAGTGCAAGTCCAGGGGGGGCTATCCCAAGGCTGAAATAACATGGCACGATGGGAACAGAAACAGGCTGAACCAGTCGGAGCCGGCAGAACTTCGTCGGGGCAGTGAGGGAGTGTTCGAGGTGCAGAGCCGCCTGGTGGTGACCGGCCCTGAGGACAGCACCTTCTGCTGCTCTCTGATCCACGCCCCCTTTAATCAGAACCTGAGCGTCTGTGAGAGAGTTACAG CCTTGGTGAGGGAGAACAAGACTGCGGCGGAGAGCTCTGGCCGCAGCAACGCTTGGATTTTTGCCATCGTAGGCGTGGTAGTAACGGTTGTGGTAGGTGTTGGAGTCTATATGTACCGGAGAAGAAGACGGAGCTCTCAGAAAG ATACTCCTGTATGCTACAGTGCAGAAGATGAGGTTCGCCTGCAGACAGACTGCAATG CTCCACATGACCAGCACGGTGCAGAGACGGATGTCCTGCTGGAGCGTGAGCATGGAG CTCCACATGAACGCTACAGTGAAGAGGACGAGGTTTCCCTGCAGAATGAGGCTGAAG GAAAAGGGAAATCGCTCCAGGACTTCCTAGTGCGCCTGGGACTGGAGGGACACCAAAGCAGAAAGCTGATACTGGACGACATCCTGGAAATTAACACGGAGACGTTAGAAGAGAGTAACCCTCGGACGTTAGGGGAGATCCCGTGGCATTTCCTCAGGAAGGTCATGGCTGTGAACGGGATGGCCAGACGCACAAGGCTGGTACCCGCTGCACCAGGTGACGATGGGATCAGCAAGGATGGGGAGGAACCCTTGGCCGTTATTCCTCCTAGCAGCCCAGCCCCAAGCGTGTGCGTGAACCCCCTGGATGTGCTCTGTGCCGTTCTGTGCTGCTCAGACACGTTCCTGCGGCAGGAGATCCTGCTGAAGATGTCCATGTGCCAATTcgccctccccctgctgctgcctgccctgggcacctCCACGTGCACACTCCTGCTGTGGGCCATGCGGGACATCGTGAGGAACTGGAGGCCACTCTCCTTGCGAGAGAGCCGGGGGTTCAGGGAGGAGAACCTGGTGCTCACGTCACTGCCAACCTTTTCCTTCGTGCGGCTGGGGAGATGCAGCTTGTCCAAGTCCAAAATCCTTAACAAGGTCCTGAGCCCCCCTCAGCAGCAGCACGATTTCTTCATCCATCGGGACATGGAGTCTGGGAACGTCCCTCGGGAAATCGCAGAGGGGTTGGTAGAGATCTCCTGGTATTtccccggggggagggagagttcgGATCCTTTCCAGGAGCCCATTGCGGTTATTAACCTGCGAGGAGACATTGAGTCCCACCAGCTGCAGTTCCGCTTCCTGGCAGAGATCTCCTCAGCTGTGTTTATATTCACTGAACATATCAGCGAGAGAAAATACAAACTCCTATCATCACTGCAGAGCTTGAGACCAAAATTATACCTCATACTCAACCCCAGAAGTACTATAACCAGTAAAACACAGGGATTCCTCAATGAACTGGCCCCGCTGCTGAAGCTGACCCAGTCCCACGTGCTTGTGAAGGATAACACTGCAAACGATTCAGACTTTGTGACAAGGCTGCAGGACACCTTAGCACACCTGACGAAGCAGCCCCAGAGAACAGTGAGCATAGAGGACATGGCTGTGACAGCGCGTGAACAAGGATTCCAGGTAGACGAGGACTGCGAGGAATGTGCGGAAGCGAGAAAGAGAGCAGACGAAATCGCTGGGGAAATAGAGGACGTTGGCGAGTACAAAGGCAGAGCACTGACACTCCAAGGGGTCCCATGTAAACGCCTGGCTGAAGTAGAAAGAGAACTCTGTCAAATGAAGAAGCAAGGGGAAATCCCCACAGAGGATTATAAATCTCAGCTGAGGCGGGAATTGCTGGAGTTACGGACCCAGCAGAACGGGCGTGATCTCACGGGCGGGATGGGGACATTTAAGGCATCACTAGAGCAGCTCActccagtggaaaaacactacTTCCTGAAATGGATGAAATTCAGACTGGATCACATTGCTAGGAAGAATCTTTCCAAACTGCGGGCTGAATATAAGGAGACATACAGGACTCCAGGCCACAGCCCCGAGCAGCTAGCAAAGCTAGATGAATTAATTGCAGCCAGTTCCTTAGGGGTGGAGCATTTCATGCGGGAGTTGGGGCAGTTTTATGAGGCAGAACACTCAGTGTGTAAGGGAGGCGAAATAGCCCAAAGCCAAAGGCAGTTCACCCATCTCCCAGGCATAGCCGCTACCCTGATGCTGAGTGGATTTGCTCTAGAGATCATCGATGGAGACGCATCCCACGTCCCGCTGCAGTGGGTGACAGATGTTCTGACCGAGCTCCATGACAAGCTGGGGGAAAAGTCCAGATTGCTGGTTCTGTCAGTGCTGGGCGTGCAGAGCACCGGCAAATCCACCCTGCTGAACTCCATGTTCGGCCTGCAGCTGGCCGTGAGCAGCGGCCGATGTACGCGAGGAGCCTTCATGACGCTCATTAAAGTTGCAGAGAAGtttcagcaggagctgggctgcgACTTTATCCTGGTGATAGACGCAGAAGGCTTGAGAGCCCCTCAGCTGGCCAAACTGGAGGACAGTTATGAACATGACAATGAGCTGGCCACACTGGTGATTGGGTTAAGCGACATAACGATCGTTAACATGGCCATGGAGAACACCAGCGAAATGAAGGACATTCTGCAAATCGTGGTCCATGCTTTTCTCAGGATGAAGGAAATAGGGCACAAACCCAACTGCCAGTTTGTGTATCAGAACATCAGTGACGTGTCTGCCCACGAACAAAACATGAGGGACAGGAATCATTTCCTGGAACATCTCAATGAAATGACCAAAGCTGCAGCAAGGATGGAAAAACTGAGCAGGGATCTGACTTTTTCTGATATTATGGCGTATGATCCGGAAAAACACAACTGGTACATccctgggctgtggcagggagtccCGCCCATGGCGCCAGTGAACCTGGGGTACAGTGAGAGTGTTTATGAGCTAAAGAAATACTTGCTTGACTTTATGAGAAGCCGGACACCTAACAGAAACCCCAGGGACATCCCCCTGTTTACCAAGTGGGTGAAGAATCTGTGGAACGCTGTGAAACACGAGAACTTCATCTTCAGCTTCAGAAACAGCCTGGTAGCCGAGGCCTATAACCAGCTGTGTCTGAGGTATTCGGAGTGGGAGTGGGAGCTCCGCAAGGAGATGCATCTCTGGGTATGTGACCAAGAAACGGCAATTCAGAACCAGCCATGTAATGAACTACCTGATGCTGGGAACTTAAAACAGGAGGCGCAGGAAAAAGTGCAGAAAGGGGAAGAGAGGATTGTGAAGTGTTTACAGAGATACTTTGAAAGTGGAGCTAGAAACCGACACCTGATAGAAAAGTACAGGGAAGATTTTATCAGAAGCACAAAGAGACTCAAGACGGAACTTGAACGTTACTCAgccagcaaatgtgaaaaagcgATTCTTATTAAAAAAAGCAGGTATAAAATAGACAATATACAGGCCACCTACAAGAGAATGACAGAAAAGAAAGTCGTCAGCCTTCTGGAAGATTGCAAGAGGAGAAAACTTAAACTGGAGAAGAAGGAACTGGAAGTAGAATTTGAAACGATGTGGAAGGAAGCAGTGTCTGAGTTAAAGCTCATTAGTTTAAAGAAACGCCAAGTTTCCCAAGATCTAGAGTTCCAGCTGAGAAAGGACCTAGAGAACCGAGGGAGCACAGTCAGGCAGAAACTTCAGGAAGCAGGAAATTTGCGCAGTTACAGGATTAAATCTTTCAGTTTTGACAATGAGTATTTGGATTTAACGTGTTTCAGGGGCATGAGAGAATCGTTCACACAGGAATACCCGCACAAAGCAGAGGAATTTGCTCGTTCTTTAATGGACAAGTGCCAACGTTATATCGAAGAGAAGGTGAGTTCCAAAGTGGACTATGATGAGACCTATGGCAGAGAACTGCTGCAGATGATCAACAAGAAGCTTCAGCAGGAGAATGTGCTTCACACTAAAGTTTCTTTTGAAGTTGAGCTGAAACTTCATATTTTGGGGGAGGCGGCCCATGCATTCCAGGAGATGCATGAAAACTTTATCAAAGAAAATGATCTCCAGGAACGGCTGGAGAAACTGAAACCTCAGTATTTGTCCACATTTATACACCTGTACTTGGAAAAGGATCCCTGCCAGCGGAGAGCCGGGGATTTCTGTGAGCGCTGTCTCAAACCTGCCCTGGCAGAACATGTTAACAAAAGGCTGGGAATCAGGATAGTAGATGACCTTTCCAAAAGTGAGAAGGCCAATGCATACAGCAGCCGGGCCTCCTTCCAGCTCTCTGTGCTACAGAAGCTGCTGGAAGAGATGGACTTTAGCAACTACATGAAATACATTAACGACTATGAAAGTTTTGTCCAAGCAGCGATACGGAGAGACATTTCAGATCACTATGGAAACAGAGAGAGTGTCGAAGCTCTCGAAGCAGAGATCCTTTCCGCCATCATCGAGAAAGTCAGAGGAGCTCTAGAGATACCAACCGATGGGGGAACTAGCACAGTCTCTGACTTCGTAGCAAACGTTTGCAGGCTGCTAGAGAAAGACCTAGTCCTTCCCAAAGACAGTTTGGAAACGACGCTCTTCCAATTTACACCCAGTGCCAATACCAGCCAGTTTTCTGCTGACATTCAGGACTCTCTCTCTGAGCTGGAGCAGAACCTGGCATCAGAATTCAAAGCTGTGAACATAGAGGAGAAACTCTCCAAGTTCCAGGTGAAGCCCCAGGCTGAGCTGTTCAAGAGAGtgtttggctgtgggaagcagtgtccaTTCTGCGGAGTCCCCTGTGAAGCAGAAGGCTCAGTTCATACAGAGCACTCTGCACCAGTACATCGGCCCCGGGGACTGAGGCGACGCAGGGATCACCTCACAGAAACACTTGACTATTCGTTATGCTCCTCTGATGTGGTCTCTAATGCTTCATTCAGCAATTCCGATACAAAAGGGGAACTGGTTCCCTTCAGAGATTATCGCCAGCATTACCCAGATTGGCGCATTCAGCCAGACGCCAGCCCAGAGGCTTCTGATTACTGGAAGTTTGTGTTTAAAGAGTTCAATCACCAGTTTGCCAGACAGTACGATACTAAACCAGCCCATCTCCCTGAAGACTGGGTCAAAATATCCAAGGAGCAGGCCCTGGAGAGCATAAGGGCAGTCTACAACATATAA